The following proteins are co-located in the Heliorestis convoluta genome:
- the nadB gene encoding L-aspartate oxidase, with translation MFPRYLVKCDPATLSSHETDFLIVGSGIAGLYTALKAVTYGRVTILTKRKVSDSNTQLAQGGIAAAIGHRDSPTLHLQDTLIAGAGLNDIEAVKIMVSEGPGRVEELIAMGTQFDKIEGALALTREGAHSRRRVLHASGDATGEEIRRSLFDQCKKHKDITILEGTQVSDILRNREGHCIGVVAWHAEKGLHKFCAAVTVLATGGNGQLYKYSTNPEVTTGDGIAAAYRAGAEVMDLEFIQFHPTALTQKGIPPFLISEAVRGEGAQLINADGVRFMPKYHQLAELAPRDVVALAIWKEMMNTGASSVFLDLGTMKTSDFATRFPMIYKTCRSFGIHVPEEKIPVAPAAHYLMGGVRTDLKGRTNIPRLFACGETACNGVHGANRLASNSLLEGLVFGSHIVEAAKPYLTKKPAQEIAHFPSDQALFETLPSGEEPCEAEKVAQKIQKVMWESVGLWRSGDTLKKAHRELEEISVEPALHGTVTRAFEAANMLLLGQLTVRAADLRKESRGGHYRVDEPESRSLCCATLFKYCNRLGALRIKKEWKQLGLFGSEVRELVSRALREDIGYGDLTTSSLLPTQITTKAFIHVKEEGVIAGIDVAKEVFLTLDPSITFEAKVEDGQKVKAGDVLAEVSGTARSILMAERVALNFLQHLSGIATKTARCVEKITYYQARIVDTRKTTPGLRVLEKHAVRMGGGKNHRFGLFDGALLKDNHIRLAGGIQQAVSQARQSIPHTVKIEVEVEDLTAVTEALEAKADIIMLDNMSLDMMKEAVRLIGGKAIIEASGSITEDNIVEVAKTGVHFISMGALTHTVKALDISLDVEMIKKGNRHGQTGDSESAERSL, from the coding sequence GTGTTCCCTAGATACCTTGTGAAATGCGATCCTGCTACTTTATCATCCCATGAGACAGATTTTTTAATTGTCGGAAGCGGCATTGCAGGCTTATATACAGCCTTGAAAGCGGTTACTTATGGTCGAGTGACCATCCTGACAAAAAGAAAAGTATCGGACTCCAATACCCAGTTGGCCCAAGGTGGGATTGCAGCAGCCATTGGTCACCGTGATTCACCAACTTTGCATCTACAAGATACACTGATAGCTGGTGCGGGTTTAAACGATATAGAGGCTGTTAAAATCATGGTCAGCGAAGGACCTGGGCGGGTCGAAGAGTTGATTGCCATGGGTACGCAGTTTGACAAAATTGAAGGCGCCCTAGCACTTACCCGTGAAGGTGCCCATTCTCGTCGCCGTGTTCTTCACGCGAGCGGTGATGCCACAGGAGAAGAAATTCGTCGCTCTTTGTTTGACCAGTGCAAAAAACATAAGGACATAACGATTTTGGAAGGTACACAAGTATCTGATATATTGCGTAACAGAGAAGGTCATTGTATAGGTGTAGTGGCTTGGCATGCAGAGAAAGGGTTACACAAGTTTTGCGCTGCTGTGACCGTATTGGCGACAGGCGGAAATGGTCAATTATACAAGTACTCTACCAACCCCGAAGTCACGACAGGTGACGGTATTGCGGCTGCTTATCGAGCCGGCGCAGAAGTGATGGATTTGGAATTTATCCAGTTTCATCCCACAGCTTTGACTCAAAAAGGCATCCCGCCTTTTCTGATTTCCGAAGCAGTTCGAGGCGAAGGCGCCCAGTTGATTAATGCAGACGGGGTTCGCTTTATGCCAAAGTATCATCAACTTGCAGAATTAGCACCAAGGGATGTAGTGGCCCTTGCTATCTGGAAAGAAATGATGAACACAGGCGCATCTTCTGTGTTTTTAGACCTAGGCACCATGAAAACGAGTGACTTTGCAACACGCTTTCCTATGATTTACAAAACTTGTCGTTCTTTTGGCATCCATGTTCCAGAAGAGAAAATTCCTGTTGCTCCTGCGGCCCATTATCTGATGGGCGGTGTTCGTACCGATCTGAAAGGGAGAACTAACATTCCTCGGCTTTTTGCTTGTGGTGAAACAGCCTGCAATGGAGTCCATGGCGCCAATCGATTGGCATCTAATTCATTGTTAGAAGGGCTCGTATTCGGAAGCCACATTGTAGAAGCAGCGAAACCTTATCTAACAAAAAAACCGGCACAAGAAATTGCTCACTTTCCTTCTGATCAAGCCCTCTTTGAAACCTTGCCATCAGGAGAAGAGCCTTGTGAAGCAGAAAAAGTAGCACAAAAAATTCAAAAAGTTATGTGGGAGTCGGTAGGGCTTTGGCGTTCCGGCGATACTTTAAAGAAGGCCCACAGAGAGCTAGAAGAAATTAGTGTAGAACCGGCTCTTCATGGCACTGTCACAAGAGCTTTTGAAGCGGCTAATATGTTATTGTTAGGTCAATTAACGGTACGAGCTGCTGATTTGCGCAAAGAGAGTCGAGGCGGACATTACCGCGTCGATGAACCTGAAAGTAGGAGTCTATGCTGCGCCACATTATTCAAGTACTGTAATAGGCTAGGGGCCTTGCGAATAAAAAAGGAGTGGAAACAATTGGGTTTATTCGGCTCTGAGGTTCGTGAACTCGTCTCTCGGGCGCTACGAGAAGACATTGGCTATGGCGACTTAACGACATCAAGTTTGCTTCCGACTCAGATAACGACAAAAGCTTTCATTCATGTCAAAGAAGAAGGCGTAATCGCTGGTATTGATGTAGCGAAAGAAGTTTTTTTGACCCTTGATCCTTCTATTACTTTTGAGGCAAAAGTGGAAGACGGTCAAAAAGTAAAAGCCGGTGATGTCCTTGCAGAAGTATCCGGGACGGCTCGATCTATTTTAATGGCGGAAAGAGTGGCTCTAAACTTTTTACAGCATCTTTCGGGTATTGCCACTAAAACAGCCCGTTGTGTAGAAAAAATAACCTATTATCAGGCCAGAATTGTCGATACACGTAAAACGACGCCTGGCCTAAGAGTCTTAGAAAAACATGCTGTGCGCATGGGTGGCGGCAAGAACCATCGCTTTGGCTTATTTGATGGAGCGTTGTTAAAAGACAACCATATTCGCTTAGCCGGTGGAATTCAACAAGCTGTAAGCCAGGCTCGTCAATCCATTCCTCATACGGTGAAAATTGAAGTTGAAGTAGAAGATCTTACAGCCGTCACAGAAGCTTTAGAAGCAAAAGCAGACATTATTATGCTAGATAATATGTCTCTAGATATGATGAAAGAAGCAGTGCGTCTCATTGGTGGAAAAGCGATCATTGAAGCATCAGGAAGTATTACAGAAGATAATATTGTAGAAGTTGCAAAAACAGGCGTTCACTTTATTTCTATGGGCGCTTTGACGCATACAGTAAAAGCCTTAGATATTAGCCTTGATGTAGAAATGATAAAGAAAGGAAACCGCCATGGCCAAACAGGAGATTCTGAAAGCGCTGAAAGAAGCCTCTAG
- a CDS encoding biotin--[acetyl-CoA-carboxylase] ligase, translating to MAKQEILKALKEASSYISGEEISRSLGMSRSAVWKHIRSLRQEGYQIEAHTRLGYKLQKVSKYLLPEEVLPQLQTSDFGRNYHFYHSLGSSNDTAKHLAREGATEGTVVLAEEQNAGKGRLGRPWHSPAGLGLYFSLIIRPSIPLALAPQVTLLTAVSICKTLEKLDLEPTIKWPNDVLLEGKKVCGILTELSAEMDGIKYLIIGIGINVNHRLQDFPDSVAHKATSINIVSGQEIDRVLFLNKLLITLEEDYRHWLEQDFSPFRQEWLQRAAGLGEKVRVLTGTVEWTGRLEGIDDMGALLLRNEAGELQHLMSGEVTLRPEGREDYDFGH from the coding sequence ATGGCCAAACAGGAGATTCTGAAAGCGCTGAAAGAAGCCTCTAGTTATATCTCCGGCGAAGAAATAAGTCGTAGCCTGGGCATGTCTCGTTCGGCCGTGTGGAAGCATATTCGTTCTCTGCGACAAGAAGGATATCAAATTGAGGCTCATACCAGGTTAGGCTATAAATTACAAAAGGTTTCCAAGTACTTGCTGCCGGAGGAAGTTTTGCCACAACTTCAGACGAGCGACTTCGGACGAAATTACCATTTTTATCATAGCCTTGGTTCTAGCAACGATACAGCGAAACATCTGGCAAGAGAAGGCGCCACAGAAGGAACAGTTGTACTTGCAGAAGAGCAAAATGCCGGTAAGGGTCGACTCGGGCGTCCCTGGCACTCTCCAGCAGGTCTGGGTCTCTATTTTTCCTTAATTATAAGACCAAGCATTCCCCTCGCCTTGGCACCACAAGTTACCTTGCTGACAGCCGTAAGTATTTGCAAAACTCTTGAAAAGCTCGATCTTGAGCCTACGATCAAATGGCCCAATGACGTCTTGCTAGAAGGCAAAAAAGTGTGTGGTATCTTAACAGAGTTAAGTGCTGAAATGGATGGAATCAAATATCTGATTATAGGCATTGGTATCAACGTAAATCATAGGCTGCAAGACTTTCCTGATTCTGTGGCTCATAAAGCTACATCTATAAACATTGTGTCTGGTCAAGAAATAGACAGAGTGCTCTTTTTGAATAAACTCCTGATCACGTTAGAAGAAGATTATAGGCACTGGTTGGAACAAGACTTTTCTCCCTTTCGACAAGAATGGTTACAAAGAGCAGCGGGCTTGGGAGAAAAAGTTCGTGTACTGACTGGTACCGTTGAATGGACAGGTCGATTGGAAGGAATCGATGACATGGGAGCATTGCTTCTTCGTAATGAAGCGGGTGAACTGCAACATCTCATGAGTGGAGAAGTAACACTGCGTCCGGAAGGAAGAGAAGATTATGATTTTGGTCATTGA
- a CDS encoding type III pantothenate kinase — translation MILVIDVGNSHMLLGLFSMKGKAELLYHWKLSTDPARTADEYAIQIRNLFRFAQIDHGAVTGMVISSVVPPLMPTLERMCESYFQIKPLIIGPGISTGMTIGMENPNEIGADRIVNAVAAYEQYGGPLIVVDFGTAMTFCAISAEGEYLGGAIAPGLMVATEALFARASKLPRIELTKPPMVIGKSTIQGMQSGILYGFAGQIDGIVSEMKKELGEKSRVIATGESAELIAPETEHIDIVDPLLTLQGLRIIYQRTLEDKEEGKNFCTNKH, via the coding sequence ATGATTTTGGTCATTGATGTAGGAAATAGCCATATGCTTCTGGGTCTTTTCAGCATGAAAGGCAAAGCAGAACTTCTCTATCACTGGAAATTATCGACCGATCCAGCTCGTACAGCTGATGAGTATGCCATTCAGATCCGCAACCTCTTTCGCTTTGCCCAGATCGATCATGGGGCTGTAACAGGAATGGTTATCTCTTCAGTTGTACCTCCCTTAATGCCTACTTTAGAGCGGATGTGCGAAAGCTACTTTCAAATTAAGCCTCTTATCATCGGACCAGGAATCAGTACAGGGATGACCATAGGAATGGAAAATCCAAATGAAATAGGCGCCGATCGCATTGTCAATGCCGTAGCGGCCTATGAACAATATGGTGGTCCCTTGATTGTTGTTGACTTTGGTACAGCTATGACTTTTTGTGCTATATCAGCAGAAGGGGAATACTTAGGCGGTGCCATAGCACCAGGCTTGATGGTAGCGACAGAAGCTCTTTTTGCTAGAGCCTCGAAATTGCCGCGCATCGAACTGACCAAGCCACCGATGGTTATTGGAAAAAGTACCATTCAAGGCATGCAGTCGGGAATTCTTTATGGTTTTGCAGGTCAAATCGATGGCATTGTAAGCGAGATGAAAAAAGAGTTAGGCGAAAAAAGTCGTGTCATCGCCACGGGTGAAAGTGCTGAATTGATTGCGCCGGAGACAGAGCATATCGATATTGTTGATCCTCTTTTGACACTGCAAGGCTTGCGCATTATTTATCAAAGAACCTTAGAAGATAAGGAAGAGGGCAAGAACTTTTGTACGAACAAGCATTAA
- the dusB gene encoding tRNA dihydrouridine synthase DusB: protein MYEQALKGQVKEVRPLHIGPYRITAPFVGAPMAGVTDKPFRSVLQDHNCPLLFTEMISDKALTYGNTNTLELLDISGEKRPIAVQIFGSDPDFMAKAAELVEKHEPSIIDINMGCPAPKIVRNQEGSCLLKMPERAVEIAQAVVKAVQVPVTVKMRTGWSKGQIVAPELAKRLEDVGVQAITLHGRTRDMFYSGKADWSLIQQTAEAISIPLIGNGDIWEPEDALRMLEETGCAGVMIGRGMMGNPWIFSRLLQWMETGNMPPPPTALERIEQALIHLERMVKQKGEYRGVREMRSHIAWYLKGIAGASKVRSAVNEAPDYDAVVSLLKDYRKRMEASL, encoded by the coding sequence TTGTACGAACAAGCATTAAAAGGGCAGGTCAAAGAAGTACGACCGCTGCACATTGGTCCCTATCGAATTACGGCGCCTTTTGTAGGGGCACCCATGGCTGGTGTTACAGATAAGCCTTTTCGGTCCGTCTTACAAGATCATAACTGCCCCCTTCTTTTTACAGAGATGATTTCTGACAAAGCGCTCACCTATGGCAATACCAATACTTTAGAGCTACTAGACATTTCAGGTGAAAAAAGACCGATAGCAGTCCAGATATTTGGCTCAGACCCAGACTTTATGGCCAAAGCAGCAGAACTTGTAGAAAAGCATGAGCCTTCTATCATTGACATAAATATGGGCTGCCCTGCACCTAAGATTGTGCGCAATCAAGAAGGCTCTTGTTTGCTCAAAATGCCAGAGCGGGCTGTAGAGATTGCGCAAGCTGTTGTTAAAGCCGTGCAAGTGCCAGTAACTGTGAAAATGCGAACAGGTTGGTCTAAAGGACAGATTGTTGCACCGGAATTGGCTAAAAGGCTTGAAGATGTAGGTGTACAAGCTATCACCTTGCATGGTAGAACAAGAGATATGTTCTATTCAGGAAAAGCGGACTGGTCTTTAATTCAGCAAACAGCAGAAGCCATATCGATTCCCCTGATCGGGAATGGAGATATATGGGAGCCGGAAGATGCTTTGCGAATGCTAGAGGAAACAGGTTGCGCTGGTGTAATGATCGGTCGAGGAATGATGGGAAATCCTTGGATTTTTTCTCGCCTTCTGCAGTGGATGGAAACAGGCAACATGCCACCGCCGCCAACAGCCCTAGAGCGAATTGAACAAGCTCTGATTCACCTAGAACGAATGGTGAAGCAAAAGGGAGAATACCGCGGGGTCCGAGAAATGCGCAGTCACATCGCCTGGTACCTAAAAGGCATAGCCGGAGCCTCTAAGGTGCGCTCTGCCGTAAATGAAGCGCCTGACTATGACGCAGTTGTTTCTTTGTTGAAAGACTATAGAAAGCGCATGGAAGCATCTTTATGA
- a CDS encoding chlorophyllide a reductase iron protein subunit X, producing the protein MSEKNFYAIYGKGGSGKSFIISNLSNSAARIQKRVLQIGCDPKHDSTVILFNGVNLPTLLEYWAHLQEDSDEVEPTPSIEDIVFKSRGVYGLEIGGPEVAIGCGGRGISLGFELLERMGLYKWDFDYVFLDFLGDVVCGGFGVPISKSIAKSIILVAGNDHQSLYVANNICHAVSSFAQLGGKSRIMGMIINKDDGTGYAEQFCNQAQIPVLAKIPNNPEVAKLNAAFQLISDVTPYDQLFQDIVKQLPTRQGVLPKPMDFEEFSRIYRDVPQIKLERVTEAELFKR; encoded by the coding sequence ATGTCAGAAAAAAACTTCTATGCCATCTACGGCAAAGGCGGTAGTGGTAAGAGCTTTATCATTTCAAACCTTTCTAACAGTGCTGCTCGCATCCAAAAAAGGGTCCTTCAGATTGGCTGCGATCCCAAGCATGATTCTACTGTAATTCTTTTTAACGGTGTCAACTTGCCTACCCTCTTAGAGTATTGGGCTCATTTACAAGAAGATTCTGATGAAGTAGAACCAACACCATCCATTGAAGATATTGTCTTCAAGAGCCGAGGCGTCTATGGCTTAGAAATCGGAGGCCCTGAAGTCGCCATTGGTTGCGGCGGCCGTGGTATTTCTCTAGGCTTTGAGCTTTTAGAAAGAATGGGATTATACAAGTGGGATTTTGACTATGTCTTTCTAGACTTTCTCGGCGACGTCGTCTGCGGTGGCTTTGGCGTTCCCATCAGCAAGTCGATTGCCAAATCTATCATTTTAGTGGCTGGCAATGATCATCAGTCGCTTTATGTCGCCAATAACATTTGTCATGCCGTCTCTTCCTTTGCCCAATTGGGAGGAAAATCTCGAATTATGGGTATGATTATTAATAAAGACGATGGCACAGGCTATGCAGAGCAGTTCTGTAACCAGGCACAAATTCCTGTTCTAGCCAAAATCCCTAACAACCCTGAAGTAGCCAAGCTAAACGCAGCTTTTCAGTTGATCAGTGACGTCACTCCTTACGATCAGCTGTTCCAAGACATTGTTAAGCAATTGCCAACACGGCAGGGTGTCTTGCCAAAGCCGATGGATTTTGAAGAATTTTCTCGTATTTATCGCGATGTACCACAAATCAAGCTCGAGCGTGTTACGGAAGCGGAGCTTTTTAAGCGGTAA
- a CDS encoding DUF3593 domain-containing protein: protein MTLSIIPYFFFLYCIYKIYKLDKSLINKTTVVGFFSLIGFVFFTAGAGYYAVMILGEPGLGHIDWLHGLSEFGLTITNFIIVLGLKRHLDRL from the coding sequence ATGACACTGTCTATCATTCCCTACTTCTTTTTCCTCTATTGTATCTATAAAATTTACAAGCTCGATAAGTCTCTGATCAACAAGACGACCGTCGTTGGCTTCTTCTCCTTAATCGGCTTTGTCTTCTTTACAGCAGGAGCCGGCTATTATGCTGTAATGATTTTAGGAGAGCCAGGACTCGGTCATATCGATTGGTTGCACGGCCTTTCCGAGTTTGGCTTAACCATTACCAACTTTATTATTGTACTGGGCTTGAAAAGACACCTCGATAGGCTCTAA
- a CDS encoding DUF2499 domain-containing protein, which translates to MLDHLSLPTWIVHIASLVEWALAMILFYAIGKKADNVWFRRMPIAMIPYLLSGFFAIFYHLTHDTVQWLSDIQGYLTFLGSVSFAIWGYLYLRSLSDRYVKRGGMTYRT; encoded by the coding sequence GTGTTAGATCATCTTTCTCTTCCTACTTGGATCGTGCACATAGCCAGTCTGGTTGAATGGGCTCTTGCTATGATTCTTTTCTATGCTATTGGAAAAAAAGCCGACAATGTCTGGTTTCGTCGCATGCCTATCGCTATGATCCCTTATCTGTTAAGCGGTTTCTTCGCCATCTTTTACCACCTTACCCACGATACTGTACAATGGCTCAGTGACATTCAAGGCTATCTAACTTTTTTAGGCAGTGTTAGCTTTGCTATCTGGGGTTACCTCTACCTGCGATCTTTGTCAGATCGTTATGTGAAGAGGGGAGGAATGACCTATCGAACCTAA
- a CDS encoding nitrogenase component 1, protein MQMMRDVDLANGYWGAIAVLAPMKGNFCLVIDGPIGCHYVPIDSALNYTDAIPYLQNVFATHILEKDVALDGTLHKLKKLCGELLERYDDIFILSCQESEIISSEGAMLEAEIEGRRVWYINTASLDVDDYQAREDTLLYLYNRVRPKLPPQESIQSTKPLVNIIGPTFGNFNAYADFAEIKRIVKSIGAEINVALPFECSLNDITRLDDGAVNIVMYKEYGEGLAKALGKPMLFGPIGIAATTEFIEELGRLLGLEKEAQAFIAEEKRTTLQGFWDVWRSPHQDIFRTSSFGVYTHRSYAEGLTTFLRDELGFEEAISAVKTDRWKSKKALDIEAALLENTPTLFFGSINEKVYITEHILSTRFIPAAHPMPIVCRSTGTPFMGYAGVMYLTQIVSNELFDILYSHIHIEYDTEKEKRRQERETARKEWEEELKGQSIAREVKWSEEALKHMDVVLKRVPFFVRVSASKMLKVESEKIAKEKFREYVLPEDVDVVFSRFKR, encoded by the coding sequence ATGCAAATGATGCGTGACGTTGATCTAGCCAATGGTTACTGGGGTGCGATTGCTGTCTTGGCTCCCATGAAAGGAAACTTCTGTCTTGTTATTGACGGTCCCATAGGTTGTCACTATGTACCCATTGATTCAGCCTTAAACTATACAGACGCCATTCCCTATCTTCAAAATGTTTTTGCCACTCATATTTTAGAAAAAGATGTAGCTCTTGATGGAACACTTCACAAATTAAAAAAGCTTTGCGGTGAGCTACTAGAACGCTATGATGATATCTTCATCCTATCTTGCCAGGAAAGCGAAATCATATCCAGTGAAGGCGCCATGTTAGAGGCTGAGATTGAAGGCCGTCGTGTCTGGTACATCAATACAGCCTCCCTTGATGTGGATGACTACCAGGCTCGTGAAGATACTTTGCTCTATCTATACAACCGTGTCCGCCCCAAACTACCTCCACAAGAGAGTATCCAAAGTACGAAACCGCTCGTTAACATTATCGGTCCTACTTTTGGCAACTTTAACGCCTATGCTGACTTTGCCGAAATAAAGCGAATTGTTAAAAGTATTGGAGCCGAGATTAATGTAGCTCTTCCTTTTGAGTGTTCTCTTAACGATATTACCCGTCTCGATGATGGCGCTGTAAACATTGTTATGTATAAAGAATACGGTGAAGGTTTAGCAAAAGCCTTGGGCAAACCCATGCTTTTTGGGCCTATTGGCATTGCAGCAACGACTGAATTTATCGAAGAATTGGGACGCTTGCTTGGTCTAGAAAAAGAAGCCCAAGCTTTTATTGCAGAAGAAAAGCGAACAACCTTGCAAGGGTTCTGGGATGTATGGCGCTCTCCTCATCAGGATATCTTTCGTACTAGCTCTTTTGGCGTCTATACCCATCGTAGCTACGCAGAAGGTTTAACAACTTTCTTACGAGACGAACTGGGCTTTGAAGAAGCCATCTCTGCTGTTAAAACAGATCGCTGGAAGTCCAAAAAAGCGCTTGATATTGAAGCCGCACTTCTTGAAAATACACCGACCCTCTTTTTCGGCAGTATTAACGAAAAAGTATATATAACTGAACATATCCTTTCGACTCGCTTTATTCCAGCAGCCCATCCCATGCCGATTGTCTGCCGCTCTACAGGCACACCTTTTATGGGCTACGCCGGTGTTATGTATCTCACGCAAATCGTAAGTAACGAACTTTTTGACATTCTCTACAGCCATATTCATATTGAATATGACACAGAGAAAGAAAAGCGTCGCCAAGAGCGAGAAACAGCAAGAAAAGAGTGGGAAGAAGAACTCAAAGGACAATCGATTGCTAGAGAAGTCAAATGGTCGGAAGAAGCTTTGAAGCATATGGACGTTGTCCTCAAGAGAGTTCCCTTCTTCGTACGTGTCAGTGCCTCCAAAATGCTTAAAGTTGAAAGCGAAAAGATTGCTAAAGAAAAGTTCCGTGAATATGTGCTTCCTGAAGATGTAGATGTCGTCTTTAGCCGTTTTAAGCGATAG
- a CDS encoding nitrogenase component 1, producing MEPIKSIKLATQSPCPAFGGLRILTRLEGFLPVLLGNHGCYYGLNFLSHFYAARKSTYAPLLYSLDFADRNLQHKLVGAVQEMIEKEKPEFVPVINLCVATTVGLDIDEMARQIPEIIPLSITGFGTRSHAEAKDVSIDGIFKKLRQQGDHKLKEPGTVASLGEVFPADTIAIEQLVEKMGLKYRANVPSKDINDFRKALNVSTLACLHPFYTRTVKQFDEMAIATVTSAPVGAECTYDWIKAFAAKANVDSRKAEKIALEERDAIQKVLSGPLNLKGYRILVAGYEGIELLIARLLVEAGADVPYVSTSIGKSNLCEPDLSWLKERGIHVKFRKSAADDLMAVKEYKPHIALAATDVAGMGKELGSASVYFTNLIAARPTFLAHGAENVLSLMHRLLQTSPSLNKVRSFFQDFDMPRSIPVQDVQAHLCPSSNDSSCFAGSHTHTMSRKERE from the coding sequence ATGGAGCCAATCAAGTCTATTAAATTGGCCACCCAAAGTCCCTGTCCCGCTTTTGGTGGGTTACGTATCTTAACTCGATTAGAAGGTTTTCTTCCCGTTTTATTAGGCAATCACGGTTGCTACTATGGCCTTAACTTTCTTTCACACTTTTATGCAGCCCGCAAATCAACCTATGCCCCACTGCTCTATTCCCTCGACTTTGCTGATCGCAACCTTCAACATAAGCTCGTTGGGGCCGTTCAAGAAATGATTGAAAAAGAAAAGCCAGAGTTTGTACCTGTGATTAATCTTTGCGTTGCTACAACAGTTGGCCTAGATATCGATGAAATGGCCCGTCAGATCCCAGAAATCATTCCTTTAAGTATTACAGGCTTTGGAACACGCAGTCACGCTGAAGCCAAAGATGTTTCTATTGACGGCATTTTTAAGAAGCTACGACAACAGGGCGATCACAAGCTCAAAGAGCCTGGTACCGTTGCATCCCTTGGTGAAGTCTTTCCTGCCGATACCATTGCCATTGAGCAATTGGTAGAGAAAATGGGCCTGAAATACAGAGCGAATGTTCCAAGTAAGGATATCAATGATTTTCGGAAAGCACTGAACGTTTCTACGCTGGCTTGTCTTCATCCCTTCTACACAAGAACAGTCAAGCAGTTTGATGAAATGGCCATAGCGACTGTTACTAGCGCACCTGTAGGCGCAGAATGTACATATGACTGGATCAAAGCTTTTGCTGCGAAAGCCAATGTAGATAGCAGAAAAGCGGAAAAAATTGCGCTAGAAGAGCGCGATGCGATTCAAAAAGTACTTTCAGGCCCTCTGAACTTAAAAGGGTATCGCATCCTCGTCGCAGGCTATGAAGGTATTGAACTTCTTATCGCAAGACTCCTCGTTGAAGCTGGTGCTGACGTACCTTATGTGTCAACGTCCATAGGCAAGTCCAATCTTTGCGAACCCGACCTAAGTTGGCTAAAAGAGCGAGGCATCCATGTGAAATTCCGCAAGTCTGCCGCTGATGATTTAATGGCTGTCAAAGAATACAAACCTCATATCGCCTTAGCTGCTACAGACGTTGCAGGAATGGGCAAAGAATTAGGAAGCGCTTCCGTATATTTTACCAATCTCATCGCCGCAAGACCCACCTTCTTGGCCCACGGCGCTGAAAACGTACTCTCTTTAATGCACCGTCTTCTGCAAACAAGTCCTTCATTGAATAAAGTGCGCAGCTTTTTCCAGGACTTTGATATGCCTCGCTCCATTCCCGTACAAGATGTGCAAGCCCACCTCTGCCCAAGTAGTAATGATTCATCCTGCTTTGCTGGCAGTCATACTCACACCATGAGCAGGAAGGAGCGCGAATAA
- a CDS encoding alpha/beta fold hydrolase, which produces MPLVSLNGVSLYYEVHGHGLPLVFIPGIAVSHGMWAPQRDSFCKSHQVILYDVRGTGRSSSLTWSCQVEDLSRDLSQLLYHLGIKKAAICGLSFGGVIAQRFALDYPQKCGALILVDTFSELSPRDLEEGALWLMTWLASPMFLMPKPWLTKMVLSYYRHWPLAVHCLEKEMQKVRGLDAMKTRWLVRKVNYTEELRSISCPCLGIVGDRSNLAIRLMEKITNAIGGATLQVVPQAFDPTSLSQREAFDKLVSQFLFRHWYSLPYSTVVTSSRPFT; this is translated from the coding sequence ATGCCTCTTGTATCACTCAATGGTGTTTCTCTCTATTATGAAGTGCATGGTCATGGTTTGCCGCTCGTTTTTATTCCCGGTATCGCTGTATCTCACGGTATGTGGGCGCCGCAGCGAGATAGTTTTTGCAAAAGTCATCAAGTCATCCTATACGATGTAAGAGGAACAGGGCGATCAAGTTCTTTAACTTGGTCTTGTCAGGTAGAAGACCTAAGCCGAGATTTATCTCAATTGTTGTATCATTTAGGAATCAAGAAAGCAGCGATTTGTGGACTCTCTTTTGGAGGAGTCATTGCCCAGCGTTTTGCATTAGATTATCCGCAAAAATGTGGCGCTTTAATTTTAGTAGATACATTTAGCGAGCTAAGCCCTCGAGATTTAGAAGAAGGTGCACTATGGCTTATGACATGGCTCGCCTCTCCCATGTTTTTAATGCCTAAGCCATGGCTAACGAAAATGGTTCTTTCCTACTATCGTCATTGGCCTTTGGCTGTACATTGCTTAGAAAAAGAAATGCAAAAAGTACGAGGACTTGATGCGATGAAGACTCGCTGGTTAGTAAGAAAGGTGAATTATACAGAAGAACTTCGCTCTATTTCATGTCCGTGCTTGGGTATTGTAGGCGATCGATCCAACCTGGCAATTCGACTGATGGAAAAAATTACCAATGCCATTGGAGGTGCAACGTTACAGGTTGTTCCTCAAGCTTTTGATCCTACTTCGCTCTCACAAAGAGAAGCTTTTGATAAGCTAGTAAGTCAATTTTTATTTCGTCATTGGTATAGTCTTCCCTAC